A single genomic interval of Acidobacteriota bacterium harbors:
- a CDS encoding 30S ribosomal protein S1, with product MEDFATVLENFEAEAEAAAATSHENRVTKGTVIKITEKSVVVDIGQKSEGVVPLAEVTDHAGKVRYNVGDEIPVMILGGESEEGGIRLSHEKAQRFGAWDEIEKAYNEKSPIKGRVVERVKGGLSVEVAGAKAFLPGSQVDVKPVRNLDALKGQEIEVRVIKLNKKRGNIVVSRKELLEEDLKGKREKTLADLAEGAVLTGTVKNLTDYGAFVDLGGIDGLLHITDMSWGRLTHPRDLVNVGDEIHVKVLKYDTEKQRVSLGFKQLTPDPWLDAAHRYPVGAHVKGRVISVTDYGAFIELEQGIEGLVHVSEMTWSKRMKHPSKMVKAGDEAETVVLNVNPTDRRISLGMKQLETNPWETLHEKYPTGAIVEGKVRNLTDFGAFVEIEDGIDGLVHVSNMSWTKRIKHPSEVLKKGDKVKAVVLGIEPEQRRLSLGMKQLQPDVWETFFQTHKVGDVVHGKVMRTATFGAFVEIAQGVEGLCHNSEATDAHGAPLKLESGTEHDFKIIKMNPEEKKVGLSIRAVGEEASRQEVETYKQPAKRESASSSSGSGASTTLGDLINWKRASNDQN from the coding sequence ATGGAAGACTTCGCCACCGTACTTGAAAACTTCGAAGCCGAAGCGGAAGCAGCCGCTGCGACCTCCCACGAAAACCGCGTCACCAAAGGCACCGTGATCAAGATCACGGAGAAGAGCGTGGTGGTTGACATCGGCCAGAAGAGCGAGGGCGTGGTGCCGCTCGCCGAGGTGACCGACCATGCAGGCAAGGTGCGCTACAACGTGGGCGACGAGATCCCGGTGATGATCCTGGGAGGCGAGAGTGAAGAAGGTGGCATCCGGCTCTCGCACGAGAAGGCGCAGCGCTTTGGTGCGTGGGACGAGATCGAGAAGGCGTACAACGAGAAGTCCCCGATCAAAGGCCGCGTGGTCGAGCGGGTGAAGGGTGGGCTCTCGGTGGAGGTGGCGGGCGCGAAGGCGTTCCTGCCCGGCTCACAGGTGGACGTGAAGCCGGTGCGCAACCTGGATGCGCTCAAGGGACAAGAGATCGAAGTCCGCGTGATCAAGCTGAACAAGAAGCGCGGCAACATCGTGGTCTCGCGCAAGGAGTTGCTGGAAGAAGACCTGAAAGGCAAGCGCGAGAAGACCCTGGCCGACCTGGCGGAGGGCGCAGTGCTCACCGGCACGGTGAAGAACCTGACCGACTACGGCGCGTTCGTCGACCTGGGCGGCATCGACGGCCTGCTGCACATCACCGACATGTCCTGGGGAAGGCTCACGCATCCGCGCGACCTGGTGAACGTAGGCGATGAGATCCACGTGAAAGTCCTGAAGTACGACACCGAGAAGCAGCGCGTCTCGCTCGGCTTCAAACAGCTCACCCCCGACCCGTGGCTCGACGCCGCGCATCGCTATCCGGTGGGCGCGCACGTGAAAGGCCGCGTGATCTCGGTGACCGACTACGGCGCGTTCATCGAACTGGAGCAAGGCATCGAGGGACTGGTACACGTCTCGGAGATGACGTGGTCGAAGCGGATGAAACATCCCTCGAAGATGGTAAAGGCCGGCGACGAGGCGGAGACGGTGGTGCTGAACGTGAATCCCACCGACCGGCGCATCTCGCTGGGCATGAAGCAGCTGGAAACGAATCCCTGGGAGACGCTGCACGAGAAGTATCCGACCGGGGCGATCGTTGAGGGCAAGGTGCGGAACCTTACCGACTTTGGCGCGTTCGTCGAGATCGAGGACGGCATCGACGGATTGGTGCACGTCTCGAACATGAGCTGGACCAAGCGCATCAAGCATCCTTCGGAAGTGCTGAAGAAGGGTGACAAGGTGAAGGCGGTCGTGCTGGGCATCGAGCCGGAGCAGCGGCGCCTTTCGCTGGGCATGAAGCAGCTGCAGCCCGACGTGTGGGAGACCTTCTTCCAGACGCACAAAGTCGGCGACGTGGTGCACGGCAAAGTGATGCGTACGGCCACCTTCGGCGCGTTCGTCGAGATCGCGCAGGGCGTGGAGGGCCTGTGCCACAACTCCGAAGCCACCGACGCGCACGGCGCGCCGCTGAAGCTGGAATCGGGCACGGAGCACGACTTCAAGATCATCAAGATGAATCCGGAAGAGA